A stretch of Sulfuricaulis sp. DNA encodes these proteins:
- a CDS encoding GTP-binding protein yields the protein MSKEKFSRTKPHLNVGTIGHVDHGKTTLT from the coding sequence GTGTCCAAGGAAAAATTCTCCCGCACCAAACCGCACTTGAACGTCGGCACCATCGGTCACGTCGATCATGGCAAGACCACGCTCACCG